Proteins encoded in a region of the Mucilaginibacter sabulilitoris genome:
- a CDS encoding carboxymuconolactone decarboxylase family protein: MKTIQVPVKEQVSADAQVIFDQMQKRLGKVPNLYATIGYSANALKGFLDFDATLSKGVFSPKEREAIALVVSEVNGCAYCLAGHTLAAIKNGFSKEDTLAIRRANVPDPKLRALIQLAKSITVNKGHADEAALENFFAAGYDEAAVMELIGLVTVRVFTNYVFALTNIPVDFPAAEPIN, encoded by the coding sequence ATGAAAACAATACAAGTGCCTGTTAAAGAACAGGTGAGCGCCGACGCGCAAGTTATATTTGACCAAATGCAGAAACGATTGGGTAAAGTTCCCAACCTGTATGCCACTATTGGCTACTCTGCAAATGCGCTGAAAGGATTCCTGGATTTTGACGCTACCTTAAGTAAAGGCGTATTTTCACCTAAAGAACGGGAGGCTATTGCCTTAGTGGTATCAGAAGTAAATGGTTGTGCTTACTGTCTTGCGGGGCATACTTTAGCAGCCATCAAAAACGGTTTCAGCAAAGAAGATACTTTAGCCATAAGAAGAGCCAATGTGCCCGATCCTAAGCTGCGGGCTTTAATACAATTGGCCAAATCAATAACTGTAAATAAGGGACATGCTGATGAAGCTGCGCTCGAAAACTTTTTTGCCGCCGGGTATGATGAAGCTGCCGTAATGGAACTGATAGGCCTGGTTACAGTAAGGGTATTCACCAATTATGTATTTGCCTTAACCAATATTCCGGTTGACTTTCCCGCGGCTGAGCCAATAAATTAA
- a CDS encoding DUF417 family protein: MKASIINSIANLDQFGKKVIRFAIVVVFLWIGGLKFFTYEADGIVPFVANSPFMSFFYQHPNDYKKHMNKEGELIDSNHQWHTDNNTYGFSKGLGIFLMTLAVFVALYRVAPLPSMIASLLIGIVTLGTLSFLITTPESWVPHLTDSQWGFPYLSGRGRLVIKDLVILGGAIITMSETARIYLNRQKTK, from the coding sequence ATGAAAGCTTCAATCATAAACAGTATTGCCAATCTCGACCAATTTGGAAAGAAGGTTATCCGCTTTGCTATAGTAGTAGTTTTTCTATGGATAGGGGGACTTAAATTTTTTACTTATGAAGCCGATGGCATAGTACCATTTGTGGCCAACAGTCCGTTCATGTCGTTCTTTTATCAGCATCCTAACGATTATAAGAAGCACATGAATAAAGAGGGTGAACTTATCGATTCCAATCACCAGTGGCATACAGACAATAACACTTATGGATTTTCAAAAGGGCTGGGAATATTCCTCATGACACTTGCCGTGTTCGTAGCCTTATATAGAGTAGCGCCGCTGCCCAGCATGATAGCCAGTTTACTTATAGGCATAGTTACCCTTGGTACACTATCATTCCTGATCACCACACCCGAAAGTTGGGTGCCGCACCTAACAGACAGCCAATGGGGCTTCCCATACCTGTCTGGCAGAGGAAGACTGGTAATTAAAGACCTTGTTATTCTCGGCGGAGCCATTATTACTATGAGCGAAACAGCAAGAATTTACCTGAACCGTCAAAAAACAAAATAA
- a CDS encoding helix-turn-helix domain-containing protein: MKEVFTRAREYLLGLKKTDTDLLSTPAQFSEYTILFIPDGEGIYHADFGTFNFKGPVILFSTPLQVIYIEQSKPTPVTILQFHGDFYCIEYHRTEVACNGLLFNNIYIQPCITLADKDIRVFENLLNDIDEEFKQGLPSEIVLRSYLQLFLAKSSSIKIKLIDNHTESREKDEQMERFRQLLDQHYLTLHKPSEYAQLLSMSPNNFTKRCSRYFKKTPSQLIQERIILEAKKQLHLTRQSIKEIAYALKFEDEFYFSRFFKKVTKVSPQTFRDKTGISIVADLSK; encoded by the coding sequence ATGAAAGAAGTATTTACAAGAGCCAGAGAATATTTGCTCGGATTAAAAAAAACAGATACTGATCTGTTAAGCACCCCTGCTCAGTTTTCAGAATATACCATTTTGTTTATACCTGACGGCGAGGGCATATATCACGCCGATTTTGGGACTTTTAATTTTAAAGGGCCGGTTATATTGTTTTCTACCCCTTTACAAGTTATCTATATTGAACAAAGCAAGCCAACTCCGGTAACGATACTACAGTTTCATGGCGATTTTTATTGTATAGAATATCACAGAACCGAAGTAGCTTGTAATGGGTTACTTTTTAATAACATTTACATACAGCCTTGCATAACGCTGGCCGATAAAGATATCCGCGTATTTGAAAACCTGCTGAATGATATTGATGAAGAATTTAAACAGGGTTTGCCCTCTGAAATTGTACTCCGTTCATATCTGCAACTTTTCCTGGCCAAATCAAGCAGTATAAAGATTAAATTGATTGATAATCACACTGAGTCAAGAGAGAAGGATGAACAAATGGAGCGTTTCAGGCAGCTTTTGGATCAGCATTACCTTACCCTGCATAAACCCAGTGAATATGCGCAGTTGTTGTCCATGTCGCCCAATAATTTTACTAAACGCTGTAGCCGGTATTTCAAAAAAACACCGTCACAGCTTATACAGGAGCGGATAATTCTCGAAGCCAAAAAACAACTCCATTTAACCCGGCAAAGCATTAAGGAAATTGCGTATGCGTTAAAGTTTGAAGATGAATTTTATTTCAGTCGTTTTTTTAAAAAAGTAACCAAAGTTTCGCCCCAAACCTTTCGCGATAAAACCGGCATATCTATCGTGGCAGATTTGTCCAAGTGA
- a CDS encoding DUF5000 domain-containing lipoprotein: MDKSLFKAFNLPTDVPSAYDWQTYYLWDKSTNEPGFHTPGQDFPIWFTFDMGQEAFLSKMQIWQRTSGLYNYGNPKRFEIWGSNNPNPNGDYSNWVKLASFTSVKPSGLPVGQNSQEDADFAAAGEPFTFPADVPKVRYIRFKVLETWGETNYFHLLELTMFKQDK; this comes from the coding sequence ATGGATAAGTCGTTGTTTAAAGCGTTTAACCTTCCTACTGACGTTCCATCAGCCTACGACTGGCAAACCTATTATTTGTGGGATAAGAGCACTAACGAACCGGGCTTTCATACACCGGGGCAGGATTTCCCAATCTGGTTTACATTTGATATGGGACAGGAGGCGTTTTTGAGTAAAATGCAGATATGGCAACGTACCTCGGGCCTGTATAATTATGGCAATCCTAAAAGATTTGAAATATGGGGCAGTAATAACCCCAATCCAAACGGCGATTATAGTAACTGGGTAAAACTGGCCAGTTTTACTTCGGTTAAACCCTCTGGCCTGCCGGTAGGGCAAAACAGTCAGGAGGATGCAGACTTTGCTGCCGCTGGTGAACCTTTCACCTTCCCGGCAGATGTGCCTAAAGTACGCTACATCAGGTTTAAGGTACTGGAAACCTGGGGAGAAACAAACTATTTCCATCTTTTGGAACTAACTATGTTTAAGCAGGATAAATAA
- a CDS encoding aldose epimerase family protein: protein MSQRAIKITQYLWGEHAGEPVYLFKIENADGAYVELSNYGATLVSVMVPDAHNALGNAVLGFSSLQAYVDDSCYIGSTIGRFANRIGEAKFELDNIAYYLENNEGRNANHGGNNGFNSLVFNYQINADGLVFSIHSKDGSGGYPGNLDLSVHYQWTDLNELIINYQASTDKKTVANFTNHSYFNLSGGDDKIFDHLLTVNADEILESDAEHVPTGVIKPVDDMAFISTAIRNRMTINEGGVSGLNSCYLLNTRDRALRRPAAELYEKKSGRKLEVFTSYPAVIVYTADYLQSEHPGHHSIPYGPFDGLCLECQYYPDSPNHANFPTTVLEPGDTYQETIIYKFSTEPGQAY, encoded by the coding sequence ATGAGCCAACGTGCCATCAAAATAACGCAGTATCTCTGGGGCGAACATGCCGGCGAACCCGTGTATCTTTTTAAAATTGAAAATGCTGATGGGGCTTATGTAGAATTAAGTAATTATGGGGCAACACTTGTTTCTGTTATGGTTCCGGATGCCCACAATGCTTTAGGCAATGCGGTACTGGGCTTTTCATCGTTACAGGCTTATGTGGATGATAGCTGTTATATTGGTTCAACAATTGGCCGTTTTGCAAACAGGATAGGCGAAGCTAAGTTCGAGCTCGATAACATTGCTTACTACCTTGAAAACAATGAGGGCCGAAATGCCAATCATGGTGGAAATAATGGCTTTAATTCCCTTGTTTTCAATTATCAGATCAACGCCGATGGCTTGGTTTTCAGCATTCATAGTAAAGATGGTAGTGGTGGTTACCCTGGCAATCTTGATCTCTCTGTGCATTATCAATGGACAGACTTGAATGAACTGATCATTAATTACCAGGCATCGACAGATAAAAAAACGGTAGCGAATTTTACTAATCATTCCTATTTCAATTTGTCAGGCGGCGATGATAAGATATTTGATCATTTGCTTACCGTAAATGCGGATGAAATATTGGAAAGTGATGCCGAACATGTTCCTACCGGTGTTATTAAACCGGTTGATGATATGGCTTTTATCAGTACTGCTATCAGAAACAGAATGACTATAAACGAGGGTGGTGTTAGTGGTTTAAATAGTTGTTATCTGCTTAATACCCGCGACAGAGCTCTTCGTAGGCCTGCAGCCGAATTGTATGAAAAAAAATCAGGACGGAAGCTGGAAGTATTTACCTCTTACCCGGCTGTGATAGTTTATACGGCAGATTATCTTCAAAGTGAACATCCCGGGCATCATTCAATACCTTATGGCCCTTTTGATGGGCTATGCCTCGAATGCCAGTATTACCCGGATAGTCCTAATCATGCTAACTTTCCTACAACAGTATTGGAGCCGGGAGATACTTATCAGGAAACCATCATCTATAAATTCAGCACAGAGCCTGGTCAGGCATACTAA
- a CDS encoding tetratricopeptide repeat protein yields MNQSNVSVWEEKVVIPTYSVGKPDKNPMFFEKRVYQGSSGVVYPNPVIEKIADEKEDKEYTGLFLENKYLKVMILPELGGRIQMAYDKIKQRHFIYYNQVIKPALVGLTGPWISGGIEFNWPQHHRPSTFDPIDYTLEEHADGSKTVWVNEVERMFHTKGMAGFTLHPDTAYIEIKAKLFNRSALPQTFLWWANPAVKVNDYYQSVFPPDVNAVFDHGKRDVSDFPIATGTYYKVDYSPGTDISMYKNIPVPTSYMAINSDYDFVGGYEHDSQGGLLHVANHHVSPGKKQWTWGHSDFGQAWDRNLTDEDGPYIELMTGVFTDNQPDFSWLMPYEEKTFTQYFLPYRELGMVKNATKDILLALGKDGGKVTVKIQVTSVQTGLNIGLSYKGQILFNETADILPENLFIKELVVNADLSENELLLVITNNNNQEVLRYEPAKNKKNEMPLPAKPALEPADVESVEQLFLTAQHLEQYRHATYSPIPYYEEALRREPTDIRNNNALGKWYIRKGQFAKAEPYLRQAVETSIQRNPNPYDSEPYYNLGLCLKYLARVDEAYTVFYKSTWSNAWKDTGFFCVAQIDMARGHYMLVLDHITQSIDRNANNSKAYVIKAAAYRKLNQMDKALHVINVALERDGFNLGAMFEKVLAYRIVNDPEKVEESLNRLLTLSRNDDQNFIEYALDYAAAGLNDEASQLLQLVVKPADSNPIVYYTLGWLSHRSGRKAEAAEWFTNAAAADPYLCFPNRLDEIVILQLAAELNPTDAKASYYLGNLFYDKRQYQDAVSWWEKSAALDKTFPTVFRNLAIAYFNKQNNEQKALEYFEKAFELDKTDARVLMELDQLYKRLNKAPEQRLKFIEDNLETANQRDDVYLERVTLYNLLGDYEKALNLLTNRQFHPWEGGEGKASGQYILSLVQLAKKHIKDGLYENAIDNLNAAKTYPHNLGEGKLYGTQENDIDYWLARAYELSSQRELAKKYFEQATVGLDEPSAAVFYNDQQPDKIFYQGLAWKKLGDTQHAEKIFRKLIDYGVQHENDEVKIDYFAVSLPNLLIFDDDLNLRNNIHTSFLQGLGLLGLHEFDEAQKMFNKVLSLDTTHVGAIIHLSMAKQALNVTDY; encoded by the coding sequence ATGAATCAATCTAATGTATCCGTTTGGGAAGAAAAAGTAGTTATCCCTACATACAGTGTTGGTAAACCCGATAAAAACCCCATGTTTTTTGAAAAGCGTGTTTACCAGGGGAGCAGCGGTGTGGTTTATCCAAATCCGGTGATTGAAAAAATTGCCGACGAAAAAGAAGACAAAGAATACACGGGCTTGTTCCTGGAGAATAAATACCTGAAAGTGATGATACTGCCTGAGCTTGGCGGCCGTATCCAGATGGCGTACGACAAGATCAAACAAAGGCACTTTATATATTATAACCAGGTTATCAAACCCGCTTTGGTAGGCTTAACCGGTCCGTGGATTTCCGGCGGTATTGAGTTTAACTGGCCGCAGCACCATCGCCCAAGTACGTTTGATCCTATTGACTATACGCTGGAAGAACATGCCGATGGCAGCAAGACCGTTTGGGTTAACGAGGTAGAGCGCATGTTCCATACTAAGGGTATGGCCGGTTTTACGCTTCATCCAGACACCGCTTATATTGAAATTAAAGCCAAATTGTTTAACCGCTCGGCCCTGCCTCAAACCTTTTTGTGGTGGGCAAATCCGGCTGTAAAAGTTAATGATTATTACCAGTCAGTATTTCCGCCTGATGTAAATGCAGTGTTTGATCATGGCAAGCGTGATGTATCTGACTTTCCGATTGCTACAGGTACCTATTACAAGGTTGATTATTCGCCGGGTACCGATATATCCATGTATAAAAATATCCCGGTACCTACATCATACATGGCCATTAATTCCGACTATGATTTTGTAGGCGGATATGAGCATGATAGCCAGGGCGGTTTATTACATGTGGCTAATCATCATGTATCGCCCGGCAAAAAACAGTGGACCTGGGGCCACAGCGATTTTGGACAAGCCTGGGACAGGAACCTTACCGATGAGGACGGCCCTTATATAGAGCTGATGACCGGCGTATTTACCGATAACCAGCCCGATTTTAGCTGGCTGATGCCGTACGAAGAAAAAACCTTTACCCAATACTTCTTACCATACCGCGAGTTAGGTATGGTGAAAAATGCCACCAAGGATATTTTACTGGCGTTAGGCAAAGATGGCGGTAAGGTAACGGTGAAAATACAAGTGACCTCAGTACAAACCGGACTGAATATCGGCCTGAGTTATAAAGGCCAAATCTTATTTAATGAAACCGCCGATATACTCCCTGAAAATCTATTTATAAAAGAGCTGGTGGTAAATGCCGATCTGAGCGAGAATGAGTTGCTACTGGTAATCACCAACAATAATAACCAGGAAGTATTACGTTACGAGCCTGCCAAAAACAAAAAGAATGAGATGCCTTTGCCGGCAAAACCGGCTCTTGAGCCTGCCGATGTAGAAAGCGTGGAGCAACTGTTTTTAACCGCTCAGCATTTGGAGCAATATCGTCATGCTACTTATAGCCCGATACCTTATTATGAAGAAGCATTGCGCCGGGAGCCTACAGATATCCGCAACAACAACGCTTTAGGTAAGTGGTATATCCGTAAGGGGCAGTTTGCCAAAGCCGAACCTTATTTAAGGCAAGCGGTAGAAACCAGTATCCAGCGTAACCCCAACCCTTATGACAGCGAACCTTATTATAACCTGGGCTTATGCCTAAAGTATCTTGCTCGCGTGGATGAAGCTTATACGGTTTTCTATAAATCAACTTGGAGCAATGCCTGGAAAGATACAGGGTTTTTCTGTGTAGCGCAGATTGATATGGCACGCGGTCACTATATGTTGGTACTTGATCATATCACCCAGTCCATTGACAGGAATGCCAATAACAGTAAGGCTTATGTAATTAAAGCAGCCGCTTACCGAAAGCTTAATCAAATGGATAAAGCATTACATGTAATTAATGTTGCGCTGGAAAGAGATGGTTTTAACCTTGGAGCTATGTTTGAAAAAGTACTGGCCTACCGGATAGTTAATGACCCTGAAAAAGTTGAGGAAAGTTTAAACAGGCTTTTAACGCTTTCAAGAAATGATGACCAGAACTTTATTGAATATGCTTTAGATTATGCAGCTGCTGGTTTAAATGATGAAGCTTCGCAATTGTTGCAATTGGTAGTAAAGCCTGCAGATTCAAATCCAATTGTATATTACACGCTTGGATGGCTAAGTCACCGCAGCGGAAGAAAGGCCGAGGCTGCCGAATGGTTTACAAACGCCGCTGCTGCCGATCCATATCTGTGTTTCCCCAACCGTTTAGACGAGATTGTTATATTGCAACTGGCTGCCGAACTTAACCCAACAGATGCTAAAGCGTCTTATTATTTGGGTAACCTGTTTTATGATAAACGCCAATATCAAGATGCAGTAAGCTGGTGGGAAAAATCTGCGGCGCTTGATAAAACCTTCCCAACAGTTTTCAGGAACCTGGCTATTGCTTACTTCAACAAGCAAAACAACGAGCAGAAAGCACTGGAATATTTTGAAAAAGCCTTTGAACTTGATAAAACCGATGCCCGTGTTTTAATGGAGCTTGATCAGCTTTATAAAAGACTGAATAAAGCTCCGGAGCAACGTTTGAAATTTATTGAAGATAACCTCGAAACCGCCAATCAGCGTGACGATGTTTACTTGGAAAGGGTAACGCTTTACAACCTTTTAGGCGATTATGAAAAAGCCTTGAATTTGCTCACCAATCGCCAATTCCATCCGTGGGAAGGGGGCGAGGGCAAAGCTTCCGGACAATATATATTGAGCCTTGTGCAGCTGGCCAAAAAACATATTAAAGACGGTTTGTATGAAAATGCTATTGATAATTTAAATGCCGCTAAAACCTATCCGCATAATTTAGGCGAAGGTAAATTGTACGGAACACAGGAAAATGATATTGATTACTGGCTGGCGCGCGCCTATGAATTATCCAGTCAACGGGAATTAGCCAAAAAATATTTTGAACAGGCAACTGTTGGATTGGATGAACCTTCGGCGGCAGTGTTTTATAATGATCAACAGCCTGATAAGATCTTTTACCAGGGACTCGCCTGGAAAAAACTGGGTGATACGCAACATGCCGAAAAGATATTCCGCAAATTGATTGACTACGGCGTACAGCATGAAAACGATGAGGTGAAAATCGATTACTTCGCGGTATCACTGCCCAACCTGCTCATTTTTGACGACGATCTGAACCTAAGAAACAATATCCACACCAGCTTTTTGCAAGGTTTAGGTTTATTGGGCCTGCATGAGTTTGATGAAGCGCAAAAGATGTTTAATAAAGTATTATCACTTGATACAACACATGTCGGCGCTATAATACACCTTAGTATGGCAAAGCAAGCTTTAAACGTAACTGATTATTAA
- a CDS encoding sugar porter family MFS transporter has translation MSSSKAFNSRYIIGISFISALGGYLFGFDFAVISGALPFLRTQFALDPVWEGFLTGSLALGCIVGCLIAGNLADRYGRKPGLMVAALIFAVSSIGIAFSQTLTYFIVLRFAAGIGVGMASMLCPMYIAEVSPAEVRGRNVAINQLTVVIGILITNLVNYFLADAGSDAWRWMFGLGAVPSAVFLIGVIWLPESPRWLMKSGQEERAQQVLNKIGSLEFVDTTMKAIEKSLAGNTAKQSYKMVFEKSVRPAVIVGITLAVFQQFCGINVVFNYTSTIFESVGANLDRQLFETVSIGVVNLVFTLLAMWQVDKLGRRPLMLVGSLGLSVLYIVLAVALQNHFPAGLVSIFVLLAISTYAISLAPVTWVLISEIFPNKIRGVASSVAIVSLWGAYFILVFTFPILAKSLGTYGPFYLYAGICFLGFLFVKARVKETKGKTLEELEENLIRH, from the coding sequence ATGAGTAGTTCAAAAGCCTTTAACAGCCGGTATATCATCGGTATCTCTTTTATTTCGGCACTTGGAGGGTATCTCTTCGGGTTCGATTTTGCCGTAATATCGGGGGCATTACCCTTTTTACGTACGCAATTTGCGCTTGATCCTGTTTGGGAAGGGTTTTTAACCGGCTCGCTGGCACTTGGCTGCATTGTGGGTTGCCTTATAGCAGGTAATCTGGCCGATAGGTATGGTCGCAAGCCTGGACTTATGGTAGCCGCCCTTATCTTCGCAGTGTCGTCCATCGGCATAGCTTTCTCACAAACGTTAACCTACTTTATAGTACTGCGCTTTGCGGCGGGTATTGGTGTGGGGATGGCCTCTATGCTTTGCCCTATGTACATTGCGGAAGTATCGCCCGCCGAAGTAAGGGGGCGTAATGTGGCCATTAACCAGCTTACCGTAGTTATAGGTATATTGATAACTAACCTGGTTAACTATTTTTTGGCAGATGCCGGCAGCGATGCCTGGCGCTGGATGTTTGGTTTGGGCGCGGTACCATCGGCAGTGTTCCTGATAGGTGTGATTTGGCTGCCCGAAAGCCCGAGGTGGCTTATGAAATCAGGACAGGAGGAAAGAGCCCAACAGGTGCTCAATAAAATTGGGTCATTAGAGTTTGTGGATACCACCATGAAAGCTATTGAAAAATCACTTGCAGGTAATACCGCGAAACAATCATACAAAATGGTGTTCGAAAAGTCGGTTCGCCCGGCGGTAATCGTCGGTATAACATTGGCGGTATTCCAGCAGTTTTGCGGTATCAACGTAGTGTTCAACTACACATCTACCATATTTGAGTCGGTAGGAGCTAACCTTGACCGCCAGTTGTTCGAAACCGTTTCTATTGGCGTGGTGAACCTTGTGTTTACCCTGCTGGCCATGTGGCAGGTTGATAAATTGGGCCGCCGCCCGCTGATGCTGGTTGGCTCGCTGGGTTTATCGGTATTATATATTGTACTGGCGGTGGCTTTGCAAAACCATTTCCCTGCCGGGCTGGTATCCATATTTGTGTTGCTGGCCATTAGTACATATGCCATTTCGCTGGCCCCGGTTACCTGGGTGCTTATTTCGGAGATATTTCCTAATAAGATCAGGGGTGTAGCGTCATCAGTGGCTATTGTGTCGCTTTGGGGCGCTTATTTTATACTGGTTTTTACCTTTCCTATACTGGCAAAAAGTTTAGGTACTTATGGCCCTTTTTATCTGTATGCGGGCATTTGTTTCCTGGGTTTCCTGTTTGTAAAAGCCCGCGTTAAAGAAACTAAAGGAAAAACCCTTGAAGAACTCGAAGAAAATTTAATCAGACATTAA
- a CDS encoding alpha-amylase family protein, with product MMMKILIRPFAVIALVLLGQYAFAQKIFTTVSKAEITTSHVTISLNVHTGMVNYTFPNGILITNTVGYINDVKLGIVSTADFTEHKYTTKEVQDNIGKGRTFIITHNDNKHPFVLEQRFTNYESLPYTLISLTAKNKDGQSAALETRDISPIAVLPKYKSRLFIPGTEPRILDVPFDNDDWTPTVERSWPKTGDAKSTGITYEFTAVYDMLKNSGLVIGSVKHDFWKTGLAYQTGTELGYVDSLKVFGGASTPDDPKLKPAYGGNDGTHDLVAHGTMIGQSVSSPTIFLCAMADLHEAFVQYGNANSAINGKQTWNGYAPVYWNSFGVEGVLGYEGVMMPPAVEKTSDFLHTLNNFSGYSKPVMSIDSYDQGIYSTEVLANLGKYFAKNNQQMGFYFIPFAMWSWKDDINNKKIPGSNYPLKDVLLHDNDGKPIMYKDGKWGAYAMDATHPAIRLYIIQQLKKAKAINAKFLKIDFLTGGALESTTRYNKNIRTGMQAYDYGMKTLRHLVDSIMGKDIFITQAISPMFPHQYAHTRFISTDVYSHLRDDQQGFPHWGSTEASLATGSHMGWVQGTLFPYTNLDVSIMKSFQKNPDLNEQEIKVRIYAMMVMGSILGDGSDFRHPIAATRAQEFLNNKQVAAFFSNPKAFIPLKAADGETFDQQMSFYLPGNNTATGNNALLALFNFDKQHHFEQQFTRATLHLDLHKKYQFKDMLTDAVVGELTKDEPDFKLNANPVDALMIKLVPVNE from the coding sequence ATGATGATGAAAATATTAATTCGCCCGTTTGCGGTTATCGCTTTAGTATTGCTTGGCCAATACGCCTTTGCTCAAAAAATATTCACAACAGTTAGTAAGGCTGAGATAACTACTTCGCATGTTACCATATCCCTTAATGTGCATACAGGTATGGTTAATTATACCTTCCCCAACGGCATCCTGATCACTAACACGGTAGGCTATATTAATGATGTAAAATTGGGCATAGTTTCAACCGCTGATTTTACAGAACATAAGTATACTACCAAGGAAGTTCAGGATAACATAGGCAAAGGCCGAACGTTTATCATCACTCATAACGACAATAAGCATCCGTTTGTGCTGGAGCAGCGTTTTACCAATTATGAAAGCCTGCCTTATACGCTTATTAGTTTAACGGCGAAAAATAAAGATGGGCAAAGTGCAGCTTTGGAAACCCGCGATATAAGCCCCATAGCTGTTTTGCCAAAGTATAAAAGTCGGTTGTTTATTCCCGGTACAGAGCCACGTATACTGGATGTGCCTTTTGATAACGACGACTGGACGCCTACGGTAGAAAGAAGCTGGCCAAAAACCGGAGATGCAAAAAGCACAGGTATAACATATGAATTTACCGCGGTGTACGATATGCTTAAAAACTCGGGCCTGGTGATCGGCAGCGTTAAACACGATTTCTGGAAAACAGGGCTGGCCTATCAAACAGGTACCGAGTTAGGTTATGTAGATTCACTGAAAGTATTTGGCGGCGCCTCCACACCCGATGATCCTAAGCTAAAACCGGCCTATGGCGGTAACGATGGCACGCACGACCTGGTGGCTCATGGAACTATGATTGGGCAGTCGGTAAGTTCACCAACCATATTTTTATGTGCGATGGCTGATTTGCATGAAGCATTTGTTCAGTATGGAAATGCTAATTCGGCCATTAACGGTAAACAAACATGGAATGGTTACGCCCCGGTTTATTGGAACAGCTTCGGCGTAGAGGGCGTATTGGGTTACGAGGGTGTAATGATGCCGCCTGCAGTTGAAAAAACATCCGACTTTTTGCATACACTTAATAACTTCAGCGGCTACTCCAAACCGGTAATGAGTATCGACTCTTATGATCAGGGTATTTACTCTACCGAGGTATTGGCCAATCTGGGTAAATACTTTGCTAAAAATAATCAGCAAATGGGCTTTTACTTTATCCCATTTGCCATGTGGAGCTGGAAGGACGATATCAATAATAAAAAAATACCCGGCTCAAATTATCCTTTAAAAGATGTATTGCTGCACGATAATGACGGCAAACCCATCATGTATAAAGATGGTAAATGGGGCGCTTATGCTATGGATGCTACGCACCCGGCTATCCGTTTGTATATTATCCAGCAATTGAAAAAGGCAAAGGCCATTAATGCCAAATTTCTGAAGATTGATTTTCTTACCGGGGGCGCATTGGAAAGTACAACCCGTTATAATAAAAACATTCGTACGGGTATGCAGGCTTACGATTATGGCATGAAAACACTTCGTCACTTGGTTGATTCTATTATGGGAAAGGATATTTTTATCACACAGGCCATATCGCCCATGTTCCCGCATCAATACGCGCATACCCGTTTTATATCAACTGATGTGTATTCTCACCTGCGCGATGACCAACAGGGCTTTCCGCATTGGGGCAGTACAGAGGCTTCACTGGCAACCGGATCACACATGGGCTGGGTTCAGGGTACGCTGTTCCCGTACACTAACCTGGATGTAAGTATTATGAAAAGCTTTCAGAAAAACCCCGACCTGAATGAGCAGGAGATAAAGGTGCGAATTTACGCCATGATGGTGATGGGCAGTATACTGGGCGATGGCTCAGATTTCAGGCACCCGATAGCGGCAACCCGTGCACAGGAGTTTTTAAATAACAAACAAGTGGCTGCGTTTTTCAGTAACCCCAAAGCGTTTATACCACTGAAGGCCGCCGATGGAGAAACATTTGATCAACAAATGTCATTTTACCTGCCGGGTAACAATACCGCAACCGGCAACAATGCACTGCTGGCGCTATTTAACTTTGATAAACAGCACCATTTTGAACAACAGTTTACCCGTGCTACGCTGCACCTGGATTTGCATAAAAAATACCAGTTTAAAGATATGCTCACCGATGCCGTTGTTGGTGAACTTACTAAAGATGAGCCCGACTTTAAACTAAATGCAAACCCGGTCGACGCGTTAATGATAAAATTGGTACCTGTAAATGAATAA